In a genomic window of Aggregatimonas sangjinii:
- the murD gene encoding UDP-N-acetylmuramoyl-L-alanine--D-glutamate ligase, with the protein MKERKKHKSEIIPSEGGTRRPLLVILGGGESGVGTAILGKKKGYEVFVSDKGKLKEKYKNVLEHFEIDWEESTHTEAKVLNADIVMKSPGIPDTVPLVVALHEKGIPVISEIEFASRYTEATIIGITGSNGKTTTTMLANHILAAGGLNVGMAGNIGDSYAKMVAEKDYGFYVLEISSFQLDGIRQFRPHIAIITNITPDHLDRYGYQFENYIASKFRIAQNQTSEDYLIYDADDEVMVDWLEAHPVKSKLVPFSLEKQVEQGAHIKNNQIELVIANNTFRIMTDDLALEGKHNIKNTMAAALAAKLVGIRKETIRNSVMNFQGAPHRLEKVLKIAHVQYINDSKATNVNATFYALDSVSASIVWIVGGVDKGNDYRQLMPLVREKVKAIICLGSDNTKIKETFGNVVDLMVETFAMEEAVKVAYKIGERGDTVLLSPACASFDLFKNYEDRGNQFKEAIKNL; encoded by the coding sequence ATGAAGGAGAGAAAAAAACATAAGAGTGAAATCATCCCCTCCGAGGGGGGAACGAGACGGCCCCTGCTAGTAATTTTAGGTGGAGGTGAAAGCGGAGTAGGCACGGCCATTCTCGGAAAAAAAAAAGGATATGAAGTGTTCGTATCCGATAAAGGAAAACTAAAGGAAAAGTACAAAAACGTTCTTGAGCATTTTGAAATTGATTGGGAAGAATCGACCCATACGGAAGCCAAAGTCTTGAATGCCGATATCGTCATGAAAAGCCCTGGAATTCCCGATACGGTACCCTTGGTAGTAGCGTTGCACGAAAAAGGCATACCGGTGATTTCTGAAATCGAATTCGCCAGTAGGTATACCGAAGCTACGATTATCGGTATTACAGGGAGTAACGGTAAAACGACTACCACCATGTTGGCAAATCATATTTTGGCGGCAGGAGGATTAAACGTTGGTATGGCTGGAAATATCGGAGATAGTTATGCTAAAATGGTAGCGGAAAAAGACTATGGGTTTTATGTCTTGGAAATCAGCAGCTTTCAGCTTGATGGTATCCGTCAGTTTAGACCACATATCGCCATCATTACCAATATCACACCAGACCACCTGGACCGGTACGGGTACCAATTCGAAAATTACATTGCTTCGAAATTCCGTATTGCCCAAAACCAAACGTCGGAGGATTATCTTATTTACGATGCCGATGATGAGGTAATGGTCGACTGGCTTGAAGCCCACCCGGTCAAATCAAAATTAGTGCCTTTTTCGCTTGAAAAGCAAGTTGAGCAAGGCGCACATATCAAAAACAACCAAATAGAATTAGTAATAGCGAATAACACATTTAGAATTATGACCGATGACCTAGCCCTTGAAGGAAAACACAATATAAAGAACACCATGGCGGCGGCACTTGCGGCGAAGCTCGTAGGAATACGTAAAGAGACTATTCGCAATAGTGTCATGAATTTTCAGGGCGCTCCGCACCGACTGGAGAAGGTCCTGAAAATAGCCCATGTGCAGTATATCAACGATTCAAAGGCAACGAATGTGAATGCCACTTTCTATGCGCTTGATAGCGTGTCGGCCTCTATTGTCTGGATAGTCGGCGGTGTAGATAAAGGCAATGATTATCGGCAGTTGATGCCTTTGGTAAGGGAAAAGGTAAAAGCCATCATCTGCCTGGGGTCCGATAACACCAAAATCAAGGAAACCTTCGGTAATGTGGTTGATTTGATGGTAGAGACCTTTGCTATGGAGGAAGCGGTCAAAGTCGCCTACAAAATAGGGGAGCGAGGCGATACGGTATTGCTGTCACCGGCATGTGCCAGTTTCGATTTGTTCAAGAATTACGAAGATCGAGGGAATCAGTTTAAGGAGGCCATAAAAAATTTATAA
- a CDS encoding FtsW/RodA/SpoVE family cell cycle protein produces MLALFKNIKGDKALWAVVALLALFSFLPVYSASSNLVYVVGKGTTMGHLMKHAFLLVLGFGIIYGVHRIPTRFFKGLSIMALPIVLVLLVFTLAQGTTIGGANASRWISIPLVGITFQTSNLAAVVLMIYVARYLTKIKDEAVTFKESLIPLWLPVFLVIALILPANFSTAAIIFSMVLLLCFLGGYPFKYLAGIVGAGVLCLALFILTAKAFPSLFENRIDTWENRISNFTDGGDTEADYQIERAKIAIATGGIMGKGSGKSIQKNFLPQSSSDFIYAIIIEEYGLVGGFLLMFFYLLFLFRIVVIANANKTIFGKLLVLGVGLPIIFQALINMAVAVELFPVTGQTLPLISSGGTSSWMTCLAIGIILSASVKETARKRKSTSSKLDNMDMTNPLEVLSGQL; encoded by the coding sequence ATGTTGGCATTGTTCAAGAACATAAAAGGGGATAAGGCACTTTGGGCTGTTGTAGCCCTCTTGGCGTTATTTTCGTTTTTGCCGGTCTACAGCGCGAGTAGCAATCTCGTGTATGTCGTGGGCAAGGGCACGACCATGGGGCATTTAATGAAGCATGCGTTTCTATTGGTTCTGGGCTTTGGCATAATCTACGGGGTTCACCGGATTCCAACGCGATTTTTTAAAGGTCTTTCGATCATGGCCTTACCCATCGTATTGGTATTGTTGGTGTTTACCTTGGCGCAGGGTACGACCATAGGCGGTGCCAATGCAAGCCGATGGATCAGTATCCCTTTGGTGGGCATTACGTTTCAGACCTCAAATTTGGCGGCCGTGGTTTTAATGATTTACGTGGCCCGCTATTTGACCAAAATCAAGGACGAGGCCGTAACGTTCAAAGAAAGCCTCATACCACTTTGGTTACCTGTTTTTTTGGTTATCGCATTGATTCTCCCAGCGAACTTCTCAACAGCGGCCATTATTTTTTCAATGGTTTTATTGTTGTGTTTTTTAGGGGGCTACCCATTTAAGTACTTAGCCGGAATTGTTGGTGCGGGAGTGTTATGTCTGGCCTTGTTCATTCTTACGGCCAAAGCTTTTCCAAGTCTCTTCGAAAATAGGATCGACACTTGGGAAAACCGTATCTCCAATTTCACCGATGGGGGCGATACCGAGGCGGATTATCAAATTGAAAGAGCCAAAATCGCCATTGCCACTGGCGGTATCATGGGTAAGGGCTCGGGCAAGAGCATACAAAAGAACTTTTTGCCTCAGAGTTCCTCCGATTTTATCTATGCCATTATCATAGAGGAATATGGTTTGGTCGGCGGGTTCCTTTTGATGTTCTTTTATTTACTGTTCCTGTTTAGGATTGTAGTGATCGCCAATGCCAACAAGACCATTTTCGGAAAATTACTAGTGCTGGGCGTAGGCCTTCCCATTATTTTTCAGGCATTGATCAATATGGCCGTGGCAGTGGAATTATTTCCGGTGACCGGACAGACCTTGCCGTTGATCAGTAGTGGAGGTACTTCAAGTTGGATGACATGCTTGGCCATTGGAATTATCTTGAGTGCCAGCGTAAAGGAGACGGCGCGAAAACGCAAAAGTACCAGTTCAAAGCTGGATAATATGGATATGACCAATCCTTTAGAAGTATTGAGTGGGCAATTATAA
- the murG gene encoding undecaprenyldiphospho-muramoylpentapeptide beta-N-acetylglucosaminyltransferase → MGNYKFILSGGGTGGHIYPAVAIANELKRRYPDADFLFVGAKDRMEMEKVPNAGYKIEGLWITGLQRKLTLKNAMFPIKLISSLFKAGKIVSRFKPDAVVGTGGFASGPLLRVASGRKIPCVLQEQNSYAGITNKLLKDRVAKICVAYDGMERFFPADKIVKTGNPVRGDLVSMKTEKADALRFFDLDPNKPVLLILGGSLGARRINQLIEKELDYFKSLGLQLIWQCGKLYINDYKKYNSDSVKVYDFLNRMDHTYAAADIIISRAGAGSVSELCIVGKPTIFIPSPNVAEDHQTKNAEALVKENAAIMLNESALEEQFETVFSEVMRSDERQTMLSDNIKKLAMPNATKHIVDEIEKLLRTA, encoded by the coding sequence GTGGGCAATTATAAGTTCATATTGTCCGGTGGCGGAACAGGAGGGCACATTTATCCGGCAGTGGCGATTGCCAATGAATTGAAGCGAAGGTATCCCGATGCCGATTTCCTATTCGTGGGTGCCAAGGATCGTATGGAGATGGAAAAAGTACCCAACGCGGGATACAAGATAGAAGGTTTATGGATTACAGGGTTACAACGGAAACTTACCCTTAAAAATGCAATGTTTCCCATAAAATTGATCAGCAGTTTGTTCAAAGCAGGTAAAATAGTGTCCCGATTCAAGCCCGATGCGGTGGTGGGTACCGGTGGTTTCGCCAGTGGTCCTTTGCTCCGCGTGGCCTCAGGCCGAAAAATACCCTGTGTGCTGCAGGAACAGAATTCCTATGCAGGCATCACGAACAAGTTGTTAAAAGATAGGGTCGCCAAAATTTGTGTGGCCTACGATGGTATGGAACGATTTTTCCCCGCGGATAAAATCGTAAAAACCGGTAATCCGGTACGAGGCGATCTGGTGTCAATGAAAACCGAAAAGGCCGATGCATTGCGATTTTTCGACTTGGACCCGAACAAGCCGGTCCTGTTGATTCTTGGCGGAAGCTTAGGGGCAAGGCGTATTAACCAGCTGATCGAAAAAGAACTGGACTATTTTAAAAGTCTCGGTTTGCAGTTGATTTGGCAGTGCGGAAAACTGTATATAAATGACTATAAAAAATACAATTCGGATAGCGTGAAAGTCTATGATTTCCTGAACCGAATGGATCATACCTATGCCGCCGCCGATATCATCATTTCAAGGGCAGGGGCAGGTTCGGTTTCCGAACTATGTATCGTAGGTAAGCCAACGATTTTCATTCCGTCGCCCAATGTGGCGGAAGACCATCAAACCAAGAACGCCGAAGCGTTGGTCAAGGAAAATGCGGCCATTATGCTTAACGAATCCGCCTTGGAAGAACAGTTCGAGACGGTATTTTCGGAGGTAATGCGGTCTGATGAAAGACAAACGATGTTGAGCGATAATATCAAAAAATTGGCCATGCCAAATGCCACAAAACACATTGTAGACGAAATAGAAAAATTATTGAGGACGGCGTAG